The proteins below are encoded in one region of Natronococcus sp. CG52:
- a CDS encoding anthranilate synthase component I family protein, protein MSTITVVTERESFLEAAATAPSGARVPIEARVAVADPFEAYRRVRAERTDGFYLETSGGQSGWGYFGVDPVERLRVGANAVASDGESPTFEAIDALLDRERLVRGDCSIPYPCGAFGWLSYDVARELEESPFSTVDERGLPRLQLGVFDRVAAWREPRDGAVELRVTACPVVEDDPVAAYDRGRKRARSLAREASDGTEVDRTPPVASDQGTFESECGAAAFADRVRQVKRHVRDGDTFQANVSHRLVAPAAVHPVDVFDAVRRVNPAPYSGLLEFPGIDLVSASPELLLEATGPDLVTEPIAGTRPRGRMRAEDAELEADLLSDEKERAEHAMLVDLERNDLGKVSEYGSVGVTEYRRVDRYSEVMHLVSLVEGVKRDDVSLADAVAAVFPGGTITGAPKPRTMEIIDEVEATRRGPYTGSIGIFGFDERATLNIVIRTLVRHADEYHLRVGAGVVHDSVPEREYAETLDKARALVTAVDRALGERASFDVEPAAEAAGDSR, encoded by the coding sequence ATGAGCACGATAACTGTAGTTACCGAGAGAGAATCGTTCCTCGAGGCCGCGGCGACGGCACCGTCCGGCGCTCGAGTACCGATCGAAGCGCGCGTTGCAGTCGCCGACCCGTTCGAGGCCTATCGGCGGGTCCGGGCGGAGCGGACTGACGGGTTCTACCTCGAAACCTCCGGCGGCCAGTCGGGCTGGGGGTACTTCGGCGTCGATCCCGTCGAACGACTGCGGGTCGGCGCGAACGCGGTCGCGTCGGATGGAGAGAGTCCGACGTTCGAGGCGATCGACGCGCTCCTCGATCGCGAGCGGCTGGTGCGCGGCGACTGTTCGATCCCGTATCCCTGCGGGGCGTTCGGGTGGCTCTCGTACGACGTCGCCAGAGAGCTCGAGGAGTCGCCGTTTTCGACGGTCGACGAGCGGGGCCTTCCCCGCCTCCAGTTGGGCGTTTTCGATCGCGTCGCCGCGTGGCGGGAGCCCCGCGACGGAGCCGTCGAACTCCGCGTGACAGCCTGTCCCGTCGTCGAGGACGATCCGGTCGCCGCCTACGATCGGGGTCGAAAACGGGCGCGCTCGCTGGCGCGAGAAGCGAGTGACGGGACGGAAGTGGATCGAACGCCGCCCGTCGCTTCGGATCAGGGGACATTCGAGAGTGAGTGCGGAGCCGCCGCGTTCGCCGACCGCGTCCGGCAAGTCAAACGGCACGTTCGGGACGGTGACACCTTCCAGGCGAACGTCTCACACCGGCTAGTCGCCCCGGCGGCGGTCCACCCGGTCGACGTTTTCGACGCAGTTCGACGCGTGAATCCGGCCCCGTACTCGGGACTGTTGGAGTTCCCCGGCATCGATCTCGTGAGTGCGAGCCCCGAACTGCTCCTCGAGGCGACGGGTCCCGACCTCGTCACCGAACCGATCGCCGGAACGAGACCCCGCGGGCGGATGCGAGCCGAAGACGCGGAACTGGAAGCCGACCTCCTGAGCGACGAGAAGGAACGGGCGGAGCACGCGATGCTCGTCGACCTCGAGCGAAACGACCTCGGCAAGGTGAGCGAGTACGGGTCGGTCGGGGTTACGGAGTATCGCCGCGTGGACCGATACTCGGAGGTCATGCACCTCGTCTCCCTCGTCGAGGGGGTCAAACGAGACGACGTGAGTCTGGCCGACGCGGTCGCCGCGGTGTTCCCCGGCGGAACGATCACCGGCGCACCCAAGCCGCGGACGATGGAGATCATCGACGAGGTCGAGGCGACGCGTCGCGGTCCGTACACGGGCAGTATCGGGATCTTCGGCTTCGACGAGCGAGCGACGCTGAATATCGTCATTCGGACGCTCGTTCGCCACGCCGACGAGTACCACCTCCGGGTCGGCGCCGGCGTGGTTCACGATTCGGTCCCCGAGCGCGAGTACGCGGAGACACTCGACAAAGCGCGGGCGCTCGTCACGGCGGTCGACCGGGCGCTCGGCGAGCGAGCGTCGTTCGACGTCGAACCTGCGGCCGAGGCGGCCGGTGATTCCCGATGA